The following is a genomic window from Neodiprion virginianus isolate iyNeoVirg1 chromosome 1, iyNeoVirg1.1, whole genome shotgun sequence.
TCAGTGACGATCGTCTCGTCGAACTTATACAGGAATACGTGCGACGCGTCGTCGCCGCTCAGGCTGACGGTCATCCGTCGGACGGAATCGAGGCGGCCGCCAGTCTTGCACAGGAAGCTGTGTCCCAGGTTACCGCCGCCTACGCTGCGGCCATATTTCAATCTACGACGGCTCCGGAGGCACAGCAGCTATTCGCCAGGTTCCAAGACACCGTTGATAGGATCGTCCAGTTCGCCAAGAGTGGCGACTTTGGGATCCGCGGTATTGATCGGCCCGCCGATCGAGGAAACGAGCGCCGGTTCGATTATTAGATACTTTTTCTCACCTCTTCTTCGATAGGTGAGAAATTCTACGACGTATGAATTTGTATGCGTAGATTAGAATTCCTACGCGTAGGTTCTGAGCGTCTTAATTGCGATGAAACTTCACCATCGCGTTTTGGTGGCTGTGAAATtgattcacaattttttgtcaaattatacTTGATAAATGAATTGCAAACTTCTCGAAGTTCTTACACCCAGTTTAATTTAtcgattttgtatttttatttacatcaaGTTTGTCTCGCGATTATTTCTCACCCAATCGAACAAGTTGATAATAAATAAGTTGATAATGAAATCGATACGTTGATGAATCGTTCGATGTAGACGAagattcgttaaaaattcttcgacTTCACCCTGGAATTTCATATAAAGAATGAAGATCACGAAATCCTCCAAAATTTCAGatacgtaataataaattataacgtatttgtattttgttcctaatttttcatatctGTAGAAAACAATAcgattatttaaaaatgattacgCCTATCTGTTCGACCTACGCGCTAAATTACGGACAGGTATTTGCGCACGAGTCTCAGTTTTTATTCCGAGATTTGAATCCGGCGGTCATACAATATCTGGATGTCCGAAAGTGTAAATTACTTTGCTCCgcgtacatgtataatttatacacgcGTATACGGTGAGCAGCAGCGACGTGCGGGAGTTGATAATCTAGCGATGTAGGATGGAGAATCTCCTCCCGGAGTGACCGGAACTGCGCCTATGCTCGCGCCGGAAGTACCGCTGCCACATGTAGTAATATAAATTGTAATGCCCTTACGGTGTgttcttctaatttttctctctctcgctctcttctTTTTTGCTTCTCCCTGCTTTGTTTTGCTTTGTGTCGTTTCGTTCGGTTTTGTCTCCCCCTTTTCCCTTCTCCCCGTGTTCGTTTTCCTTTTGCCCGTTTTCCCCTCCTTGCCGCCCGCGTACGCGACTCTCTCAAATTTGCATTTAAAATACCGGAATCTACCATTGTTGTGGAAATTgccaaatttatttttaatatgcTAATATAATTAATGTATGTACCAGCTGCTgttctttattattatacctacgtataatgTTACCTtcgtaatttatattttatacttataACCTAacgtgtattatatgtatacgctaTACAGCTACGTATACTCGCCATCGTGACACGATTAATCCAATATTATACCGACTTTGTTTgccgatttttatttaaaaaaatttttttttcaatttatttatataatagtTAAATCACTGCGGTATTTAGTGAAAACTTTGCCCATGCTAATAACTATAACAACAACTATGTCCTTGTCACAGTTTGGCgcttttttattcaacgttcGATCTTGCCGCGAGATTTTAACCATGGTTATTACCATTGTTAGAGTAGCAGCTCAGCTGATTTCTAAATCGTCGCGCTAGTATTATGTACGTGTATACTCGTATTATATATCTTTCGGATAAATAGAAACGTCCTTCTACCcgcaattaaaatttttttatcttcttatTATAGTTATACACGCTTCGTACcataaaacaaaagaaaaacactgcggtttaaaataatcaaataattgaattaaacCATTCATTAGATGATTGTAGGAACAATCGTTGAAACGACTACAGGAATATCTCGTGGCTCCGAAGCGAAGAAAACcgtaatcaattttcatttcctgtGTTTTCCGACGGGGTTTCCTTAGATTTATCACCAGTTCGAGTACAGGATTGATCGGATGAAAGAGGCAATATCGATTTTGcagaaaatgaagaattcGCGTTCTGGTAAATGCAAAGGTTGATGCCGGGGTCCAGGACCCCTGCCCCCGGTGTACGGACATATCCTA
Proteins encoded in this region:
- the LOC124305676 gene encoding uncharacterized protein LOC124305676 encodes the protein MQTPRGLRCNLGILALLTAVLILRTDAQARGVLRDAAIRAALAAISGGKLPLSDDRLVELIQEYVRRVVAAQADGHPSDGIEAAASLAQEAVSQVTAAYAAAIFQSTTAPEAQQLFARFQDTVDRIVQFAKSGDFGIRGIDRPADRGNERRFDY